The following proteins are encoded in a genomic region of Streptococcus cristatus AS 1.3089:
- a CDS encoding YfhO family protein encodes MEKIRYFFKKNWLYLASFILPFLIMCFVYLSQGIYWGSDTSPLLGDGFHQYVVFDTTLRNILHGTDSLFYTFSSGLGQNFYALSSYYLGSFLSPFVYFFDLKSMPDAVYLFTLIKFGLIGLTTCISIKGIFKKIPETLILILSTSFALMSFSVSQLEIKTWLDVFILVPLIIFGLHKLMNGQGRVLYFTSLSILFIQNYYFGYMMALFLVLWYLVQLSWDFKARIRSFPDFAIVSILAGLTSLIMILPTYLDLSSHGETLTKVEGLFTEKSWYLDIFAKNFIGSFDTTKYGSIPMIYVGLFPLILSILFFTIKSIKLRVKLAYILLIGIFIVSFRLQYLDLLWQGMHAPNMFLHRYSWLFSLLIILMAAETLNRLEEVKWWQVFLSFLLISFGFLATLYYGKRYDFLGPETYIFTLEFFFAYLLISFAFIRCHVRQSMFTLSLLFFVIFELTLNSYYQVDGIAKEWVFASRSSYSKKMDEIDKLVKYNKRENRDFFRKERLDPQTGNDSMKFNYNGISQFSSVRNTQASSTLDKLGFKSAGTNLNLRYQNNTILMDSIFAVKYNLSEKDPQKFGFSAEKTERLMTLYENNYALGLAFLTNDIYTDVKFTNLTLDNQTAFLNQLSGLSHKYYERISIVGNEAETEGKVTASIENDSQLSYASITYTIEVAAGSQVYVNLSDLDFSNDNQTDVNITVNGITNRYSTHNVFPFLNIGYFKEAQTVSIQFSFPENRTVTFNQPEFFSVDVNKYQQLISKLKEQEVSVTTKSNTVTVDYHADRDSSLFFTIPYDKGWTASVNGKKVPLKRAQNGFMKLDVGRGAGRVTLSFIPRGLKEGTVAFIFGIVLFFFYDRVRFKWRKKHRDSSA; translated from the coding sequence ATGGAAAAAATCAGATATTTTTTTAAGAAAAATTGGCTTTATTTGGCTTCCTTCATCTTACCTTTTCTCATTATGTGTTTCGTTTATCTGAGTCAAGGTATTTACTGGGGAAGCGATACTTCGCCGTTACTTGGAGACGGCTTCCATCAGTATGTTGTATTTGATACGACCTTGAGGAATATCCTTCATGGAACGGATAGTCTTTTTTACACATTTTCAAGTGGATTAGGGCAAAATTTTTATGCTCTCTCCAGCTATTATCTAGGAAGTTTCCTTTCCCCCTTCGTCTACTTTTTCGATTTAAAATCAATGCCGGATGCGGTCTACTTGTTTACTCTTATCAAGTTTGGCTTGATTGGCTTGACAACTTGTATCAGTATTAAAGGGATCTTTAAAAAAATTCCAGAAACACTAATCTTGATTCTGTCAACTTCCTTTGCCTTGATGAGTTTCTCAGTCAGTCAACTAGAAATTAAAACTTGGTTAGATGTATTTATATTGGTACCCCTTATCATCTTTGGTTTGCACAAGTTGATGAATGGACAAGGGAGAGTTTTATACTTTACAAGCTTGTCAATTCTCTTTATCCAGAATTATTATTTTGGTTACATGATGGCTCTGTTTTTAGTTCTTTGGTATCTCGTTCAGCTTTCTTGGGACTTTAAGGCCAGGATTCGGTCTTTCCCTGATTTTGCTATCGTGTCAATATTAGCAGGGCTTACTAGTCTAATTATGATTTTGCCGACTTATCTAGATCTGAGTTCACATGGTGAGACCTTGACAAAGGTTGAAGGTTTGTTTACTGAAAAAAGTTGGTATCTAGATATTTTTGCTAAAAATTTTATAGGAAGTTTTGACACAACTAAGTATGGCTCTATTCCTATGATTTATGTTGGTCTATTTCCTCTTATTTTAAGTATCTTGTTTTTCACGATAAAAAGTATTAAGCTTCGCGTGAAACTGGCCTATATTTTGTTGATTGGCATTTTTATAGTGAGCTTCCGACTGCAGTATTTGGATTTACTCTGGCAGGGAATGCATGCGCCAAATATGTTTTTACATCGCTATTCTTGGCTTTTTTCTCTTCTTATCATTTTGATGGCGGCAGAAACGCTCAATCGTTTGGAGGAAGTTAAATGGTGGCAAGTATTCCTTAGCTTCCTGCTCATTTCTTTTGGTTTTCTAGCCACCTTATACTATGGTAAACGCTATGATTTTCTTGGTCCTGAAACTTACATTTTTACTTTAGAGTTTTTCTTTGCCTATCTTTTAATCAGCTTTGCTTTCATTCGTTGTCACGTTAGGCAGAGTATGTTTACACTATCTTTATTGTTTTTTGTAATTTTTGAGCTCACCTTAAACTCTTATTATCAGGTCGATGGTATTGCTAAAGAATGGGTCTTTGCAAGTCGTTCTTCTTATTCTAAAAAGATGGATGAAATTGACAAACTTGTCAAGTATAATAAGAGGGAAAATAGAGATTTCTTTCGAAAAGAGAGGCTTGATCCTCAGACTGGGAATGACAGTATGAAATTTAATTATAATGGAATTTCTCAATTTTCATCAGTCAGAAATACGCAAGCTAGCTCGACTTTAGATAAATTAGGATTTAAATCGGCAGGAACGAATCTCAATCTCCGCTATCAAAATAATACTATTTTGATGGATAGCATCTTTGCTGTAAAGTATAATTTGTCTGAAAAAGACCCACAGAAATTTGGTTTTTCTGCAGAGAAGACTGAGAGGTTAATGACACTGTATGAAAATAATTATGCTTTGGGCTTGGCTTTCTTAACTAATGATATTTACACAGATGTCAAGTTTACAAATTTGACACTTGACAATCAAACAGCCTTTTTAAATCAATTATCAGGTTTGAGTCATAAATATTATGAGCGGATTTCTATAGTTGGTAATGAGGCAGAGACTGAGGGAAAAGTAACTGCAAGCATCGAAAATGATAGTCAATTAAGTTATGCTAGCATAACCTATACAATTGAGGTAGCTGCAGGTAGTCAAGTCTATGTCAACCTTTCAGATCTTGATTTTTCAAACGATAATCAAACGGATGTCAATATCACTGTAAATGGAATCACGAATCGTTACTCAACTCACAATGTTTTCCCATTTTTGAATATTGGATATTTTAAGGAAGCACAGACGGTTTCTATCCAATTTTCTTTTCCAGAGAATCGGACTGTGACTTTTAACCAGCCAGAATTTTTCTCTGTGGATGTGAATAAATATCAGCAGTTAATAAGTAAATTGAAAGAACAAGAAGTTTCTGTGACGACAAAATCCAATACGGTAACGGTTGATTATCATGCAGATAGAGACAGTTCTCTCTTTTTCACCATTCCTTATGATAAGGGCTGGACGGCTAGTGTGAATGGCAAGAAGGTTCCGTTAAAACGTGCGCAAAATGGTTTTATGAAACTTGATGTGGGTAGAGGAGCGGGTAGAGTTACTCTATCATTTATTCCAAGGGGATTAAAGGAAGGTACAGTAGCCTTCATTTTCGGTATAGTTCTATTTTTCTTCTACGATAGAGTTCGATTTAAATGGAGAAAAAAACATAGAGATAGTTCAGCATAG
- a CDS encoding ATP-binding cassette domain-containing protein, with translation MLTVSDVSLRFSDRKLFDEVNIKFTEGNTYGLIGANGAGKSTFLKILAGDIEPTTGHVSLGPDERLSVLRQNHFDYEDERAIDVVIMGNEHLYNIMKEKDAIYMKPDFSDEDGVRAAELEGEFAELGGWEAESEASQLLQNLNIPEDLHYQNMSELTNGDKVKVLLAKALFGKPDVLLLDEPTNGLDIQSITWLEDFLIDFDNTVIVVSHDRHFLNKVCTHMADLDFGKIKLYVGNYDFWKESSELAAKLLADRNAKAEEKIKQLQEFVARFSANASKSKQATSRKKMLDKIELEEIVPSSRKYPFISFKAEREIGNDLLTVENLSVKIDGETILDNISFILRPGDKTALIGQNDIQTTALIRALMGDIDYEGTVKWGVTTSRSYLPKDNSRDFAGGESILDWLRQFASKEEDDNTFLRGFLGRMLFSGDEVNKSVNVLSGGEKVRVMLSKLMLLKSNVLVLDDPTNHLDLESISSLNDGLKNFKESIIFASHDHEFIQTLANHIIVLSKNGVIDRIDETYDEFLENQEVQAKVKELWKD, from the coding sequence TTGCTTACAGTATCTGATGTGTCACTGCGTTTCAGTGATCGAAAATTATTTGATGAAGTAAATATTAAATTTACAGAAGGAAACACTTATGGCCTGATTGGTGCGAATGGTGCGGGTAAGTCCACCTTCTTGAAAATTTTAGCTGGAGATATTGAGCCGACGACAGGCCATGTTTCTTTGGGGCCAGATGAGCGACTTTCTGTTTTGCGTCAAAATCACTTTGACTATGAGGATGAGCGGGCCATTGATGTTGTTATCATGGGGAATGAGCACCTTTATAATATCATGAAGGAAAAAGATGCCATCTATATGAAGCCTGACTTTTCTGACGAGGATGGGGTTCGAGCGGCTGAACTGGAAGGTGAATTTGCTGAGTTGGGTGGCTGGGAAGCTGAAAGTGAAGCTTCTCAATTGCTACAAAATCTCAATATTCCAGAAGACTTGCATTACCAAAATATGAGTGAACTGACGAACGGCGACAAGGTCAAAGTTCTTCTTGCCAAGGCTCTTTTTGGTAAACCTGATGTCTTGCTTCTAGACGAGCCGACCAATGGTTTGGATATTCAATCCATTACTTGGTTGGAAGATTTCTTGATTGACTTTGACAATACAGTTATTGTCGTATCCCACGACCGTCACTTCTTAAATAAAGTTTGTACCCACATGGCCGACCTTGATTTTGGTAAGATCAAACTTTATGTCGGAAACTATGATTTCTGGAAAGAATCAAGTGAATTGGCAGCTAAGTTGCTCGCTGACCGAAATGCTAAGGCGGAAGAAAAAATTAAGCAATTGCAAGAGTTTGTTGCTCGCTTCTCAGCCAATGCTTCCAAGTCTAAACAGGCAACATCTCGTAAAAAGATGCTAGATAAGATTGAATTGGAAGAAATTGTTCCGTCAAGTCGGAAATATCCATTTATCAGCTTTAAAGCGGAGCGTGAAATCGGGAACGATCTCTTGACAGTAGAAAATCTTTCTGTCAAGATTGACGGCGAAACCATTCTTGACAACATCAGCTTTATCCTGCGTCCTGGCGATAAGACAGCTTTGATTGGACAAAATGATATTCAGACAACTGCCTTGATTCGTGCCTTGATGGGAGATATCGACTATGAAGGAACTGTCAAGTGGGGCGTTACAACCAGTCGTTCTTATTTGCCAAAAGATAATTCTCGCGACTTTGCGGGCGGTGAATCTATTCTTGATTGGCTCCGTCAATTTGCGAGCAAGGAAGAAGATGATAATACTTTCCTTCGCGGTTTCTTGGGTCGGATGCTCTTCTCTGGCGATGAGGTTAACAAGTCTGTCAACGTCTTGTCAGGTGGAGAAAAAGTTCGGGTTATGCTGTCTAAACTGATGCTTCTCAAGTCAAATGTTTTGGTCTTGGACGATCCTACTAATCACTTGGATCTGGAATCTATTTCTAGTCTGAATGATGGTTTGAAGAACTTTAAAGAGTCGATCATTTTTGCCAGCCATGACCATGAGTTTATTCAAACCTTGGCCAACCATATCATCGTTCTCTCAAAAAATGGTGTGATTGACCGCATTGACGAAACTTATGATGAATTTTTGGAAAATCAAGAAGTTCAGGCAAAAGTCAAAGAACTTTGGAAAGATTAA
- a CDS encoding LysM peptidoglycan-binding domain-containing protein — MNLYFKNRMMKAGLLSLMAGAAALLPIVANAESYTVKSGDTLSAIAASHQTTVDKIAQKNKISNINLISVGQVLELDDDVSEQMTVEKSDKTEQSTVNPSSDLSAEDAESKEWIAQKESSGSYTAQNGQYYGRYQLTITYLNGDLSPENQEKTADAYVAGRYGSWSAAKNFWLANGWY; from the coding sequence ATGAATTTGTATTTTAAAAATAGAATGATGAAAGCAGGCTTACTCAGTTTGATGGCAGGAGCTGCTGCTTTGCTTCCGATTGTAGCCAATGCAGAAAGTTATACTGTCAAGTCAGGTGACACATTGTCCGCGATTGCTGCTTCTCATCAGACGACTGTTGACAAGATTGCGCAAAAAAACAAGATCAGCAATATCAATCTGATTAGTGTTGGACAGGTTTTAGAGCTGGACGATGATGTGTCTGAGCAAATGACTGTTGAAAAATCAGATAAGACTGAGCAATCTACTGTAAACCCAAGTTCTGACTTGAGTGCTGAGGATGCAGAATCCAAGGAGTGGATTGCTCAAAAAGAATCCAGCGGCAGTTATACAGCGCAAAATGGGCAATACTATGGTCGCTATCAGTTGACTATTACCTATCTAAATGGAGATTTGTCACCAGAAAATCAAGAGAAGACAGCGGATGCTTATGTAGCAGGTCGCTATGGTTCATGGTCGGCTGCTAAAAATTTCTGGTTAGCAAATGGCTGGTATTAA